From a region of the Georgenia yuyongxinii genome:
- a CDS encoding helix-turn-helix transcriptional regulator, whose translation MTSTPAEAQRLRDLTLLRRVRDRMDREYAQPLDVEALARGVHMSAGHLSREFRRAYGESPYSYLMTRRIERAMALLRRGDLSVTEVCFAVGCSSLGTFSTRFTELVGVPPSVYRRQPSQVGKGIPPCLAKQVTRPVRNREARTREPQLA comes from the coding sequence GTGACGAGCACACCCGCCGAGGCGCAGCGGCTGCGTGACCTCACGCTGCTGCGCCGGGTGCGTGACCGGATGGACCGGGAGTACGCGCAGCCCCTGGACGTCGAGGCGCTCGCCCGCGGCGTACACATGTCGGCCGGCCACCTCAGCCGGGAGTTCAGGCGTGCTTACGGAGAGTCGCCGTACTCCTACCTGATGACGCGGCGCATCGAGCGCGCCATGGCCTTGCTGCGTCGCGGCGACCTCAGCGTCACGGAGGTCTGCTTCGCGGTCGGGTGCTCCTCGCTGGGCACCTTCAGCACCCGCTTCACCGAGCTGGTCGGCGTGCCGCCCAGCGTGTACCGGCGTCAGCCGTCGCAGGTGGGAAAGGGGATCCCGCCGTGCCTCGCCAAACAGGTCACCAGACCGGTCAGGAATCGAGAAGCGCGGACGAGGGAGCCCCAACTAGCGTAA
- a CDS encoding ATP-binding cassette domain-containing protein, whose product MSMATRTETQPSTPHVADSHDLIRVQGARENNLKDVSVEIPKRRLTVFTGVSGSGKSSLVFDTIAAESQRMINETYSAFVQGFMPNLPRPDVDLLDGLTTAIIVDQERMGANPRSTVGTATDANALLRILFSRLGQPQIGSPNAFSFNVPTVRASGAITVERGNKTKAEKATFTQLGGMCPRCEGMGSVNDFDLSALYDDSRSLNDGALTVPGYSMDGWYGRIFTGAGLPMDKPIGKFTKKELHTLLYAEPTKIKVEGINLTYEGLIPKIQKSMLSKDVDAMQPHVRAFVERAVTFTTCPDCDGTRLSPEARSSKIKGKNIADLCAMQISDLAAWVRELDEPSVAPLLTGLQHLLDSFTEIGLGYLSLDRPAGTLSGGEAQRTKMIRHLGSSLTDVTYVFDEPSIGLHPHDIERMNELLRQLRDKGNTVLVVEHKPEMIGIADHVVDLGPRAGTEGGEVVFEGSVEGLRASDTLTGRHLDDRATFKAGVRKPTGALEVRGAATHNLKDVDVDIPLGGMVVVTGVAGSGKSSLIHGSVAGRAGVVEIDQGAIRGSRRSNPATYTGLLDPIRKAFAKANGVKPALFSSNSEGACPTCNGAGVIYTELGVMATVESTCEECGGKRFQAAVLEYTLGGKNIAEVLAMPVTQAEEFFSDGDARIPAAHKILDRLADVGLGYLTLGQPLTTLSGGERQRLKLASQMGEKGEVYILDEPTTGLHLADVEQLLGLLDRLVDSGKSVIVIEHHQAVMAHADWIIDLGPGAGHDGGRIVFEGTPADLVAERSTLTGKHLAAYVGR is encoded by the coding sequence ATGAGCATGGCCACGAGGACCGAGACGCAGCCGAGCACCCCGCACGTCGCCGACAGCCACGACCTCATCAGGGTGCAGGGTGCGCGGGAGAACAACCTCAAGGACGTCAGCGTGGAGATCCCGAAGCGCCGGCTGACGGTGTTCACCGGCGTCTCCGGCTCGGGGAAGAGCTCACTCGTCTTCGACACGATCGCGGCGGAGTCGCAGCGGATGATCAACGAGACCTACAGCGCGTTCGTCCAGGGCTTCATGCCGAACCTACCGCGCCCGGACGTCGACCTGCTCGACGGCCTCACCACGGCGATCATCGTCGACCAAGAGCGGATGGGTGCCAACCCGCGCTCCACCGTCGGCACGGCCACCGACGCGAACGCGCTGCTGCGGATCCTCTTCAGCAGACTCGGACAGCCGCAGATCGGGTCGCCGAACGCGTTCTCCTTCAACGTGCCCACGGTCAGGGCCAGCGGCGCGATCACTGTCGAGCGCGGCAACAAGACCAAGGCCGAGAAGGCGACGTTCACCCAGCTCGGCGGCATGTGCCCGCGCTGCGAGGGCATGGGCTCGGTGAACGACTTCGACCTCTCGGCGCTCTACGACGACTCGAGGTCGCTGAACGACGGCGCGCTCACCGTCCCCGGGTACAGCATGGACGGCTGGTACGGCCGCATCTTCACCGGCGCCGGCCTTCCCATGGACAAGCCGATCGGGAAGTTCACGAAGAAGGAGCTCCACACGCTCCTGTACGCCGAGCCGACCAAGATCAAGGTGGAAGGCATCAACCTCACCTACGAGGGGCTGATCCCGAAGATCCAGAAGTCGATGCTGTCCAAGGACGTCGACGCGATGCAGCCCCACGTCCGCGCCTTCGTCGAGCGGGCGGTGACATTCACGACCTGCCCGGACTGCGACGGCACCCGGCTCAGTCCGGAGGCGCGGTCGTCGAAGATCAAGGGCAAGAACATCGCCGACCTGTGCGCGATGCAGATCAGCGACCTGGCCGCCTGGGTCCGAGAGCTCGACGAGCCGTCGGTGGCACCCCTGCTCACCGGGCTGCAGCACCTGCTGGACTCCTTCACGGAGATCGGCCTGGGCTACCTCTCACTCGACCGGCCGGCGGGCACGCTGTCCGGGGGAGAGGCCCAGCGGACCAAGATGATCCGTCACCTCGGCTCCTCCCTGACCGACGTCACCTACGTCTTCGACGAGCCGAGCATCGGCCTGCACCCGCACGACATCGAACGGATGAACGAGCTGCTGCGGCAGCTGAGGGACAAGGGCAACACGGTGCTGGTCGTCGAGCACAAGCCCGAGATGATCGGAATCGCCGACCATGTCGTCGACCTCGGCCCGCGCGCCGGCACCGAGGGCGGGGAAGTGGTGTTCGAGGGCTCCGTGGAGGGGCTGCGCGCCAGCGACACGCTCACCGGTCGGCACCTGGACGACCGCGCCACCTTCAAGGCCGGCGTGCGCAAGCCCACCGGGGCGCTGGAGGTGCGTGGCGCCGCTACACACAACCTGAAGGACGTCGACGTCGACATCCCCCTCGGTGGGATGGTCGTGGTCACCGGAGTCGCGGGCTCCGGCAAGAGCTCACTGATCCACGGCTCGGTCGCCGGCCGTGCCGGCGTCGTCGAGATCGACCAGGGCGCGATCCGCGGCTCCCGGCGCAGCAACCCCGCCACGTATACCGGTCTGCTGGACCCGATCCGCAAGGCCTTCGCCAAGGCCAACGGTGTCAAGCCGGCCCTGTTCAGCTCCAACTCCGAGGGTGCGTGCCCCACCTGCAACGGCGCCGGCGTCATCTACACCGAGCTTGGCGTCATGGCCACCGTCGAGTCCACCTGCGAGGAGTGCGGCGGGAAGCGGTTCCAGGCGGCGGTCCTGGAGTACACGCTCGGCGGAAAGAACATCGCCGAGGTGCTCGCGATGCCCGTGACCCAGGCCGAGGAGTTCTTCAGCGACGGCGACGCACGCATCCCCGCCGCACACAAGATCCTCGACCGGCTCGCCGACGTCGGGCTCGGCTACCTCACCCTCGGCCAGCCGCTCACCACCCTCTCCGGCGGTGAGCGGCAGCGGCTCAAGCTGGCCAGCCAGATGGGGGAGAAGGGGGAGGTCTACATCCTCGACGAGCCGACCACCGGCCTGCACCTGGCGGATGTCGAGCAGCTGCTCGGTCTGCTCGACCGGCTCGTCGACTCGGGCAAGTCGGTGATCGTCATCGAGCACCACCAGGCCGTCATGGCGCACGCCGACTGGATCATCGACCTTGGTCCCGGCGCGGGGCACGACGGCGGCCGGATCGTCTTCGAGGGCACGCCCGCCGACCTCGTCGCAGAACGGTCCACCCTCACCGGCAAGCACCTGGCGGCGTACGTGGGCCGGTGA
- a CDS encoding VOC family protein, whose amino-acid sequence MDITIHYAFLPQTDPDAALAFYRDTLGFEVRNDVGYEDMRWITVGPPNQPATSIVLQPPAADPGITDDERRTILELIAKGSYAGVTLATDDLDGLFERLQARGADVVQEPTDQPYGVRDCAFRDPTGNLIRINQVG is encoded by the coding sequence ATGGACATCACCATTCATTACGCGTTCCTCCCACAGACCGACCCTGACGCCGCGCTGGCGTTCTACCGCGACACCCTCGGCTTCGAGGTTCGCAACGACGTCGGGTACGAAGACATGCGATGGATCACCGTGGGCCCGCCCAACCAGCCGGCCACGTCCATCGTCCTGCAACCGCCCGCCGCCGACCCCGGCATCACCGACGACGAGCGCCGCACCATCCTCGAGCTCATCGCCAAGGGCAGTTACGCCGGCGTCACCCTGGCCACCGACGACCTCGACGGCCTGTTCGAGCGGTTGCAGGCCCGCGGGGCCGACGTCGTCCAGGAGCCGACCGACCAGCCGTACGGCGTCCGCGACTGCGCCTTCCGCGACCCCACGGGCAACCTCATTCGCATCAACCAGGTGGGCTGA